A window from Dehalobacter sp. DCA encodes these proteins:
- a CDS encoding response regulator transcription factor, which produces MANKFRILVVDDDASIRQMLSLGLKQEGYDIGTADNGKKALEIIPVFEPHVIILDIMMPVMDGYELCESIPEISGASMIMLTAKDTSKDIVKGLRLGAHDYLVKPFHFDELLARIEVQLRNRFPDLSGKRTIGRFTIDELKKSILLDNQPLQLSPTEYRLLSYLLWNSNQTLSKEQILIHIWGYDFEGEDNIVEVYIRYLREKLGDLDHTIIKTVRGLGYHLQTEQQ; this is translated from the coding sequence ATGGCCAATAAATTCAGAATACTTGTCGTGGATGACGACGCTTCAATCCGCCAGATGCTCAGCCTGGGGCTGAAGCAGGAGGGTTACGATATCGGAACAGCGGACAATGGAAAAAAGGCACTGGAAATAATCCCTGTCTTTGAACCTCATGTCATCATCCTTGACATTATGATGCCGGTCATGGACGGATATGAACTATGTGAATCCATCCCGGAAATATCCGGTGCTTCCATGATTATGCTGACTGCCAAGGATACATCCAAAGACATTGTCAAAGGACTGCGCCTCGGAGCCCATGACTATCTGGTTAAACCTTTTCACTTTGACGAGCTGCTGGCCCGGATCGAGGTTCAGCTGCGTAACCGTTTCCCGGATCTATCCGGCAAAAGAACCATTGGCCGGTTTACGATCGATGAACTGAAAAAGTCAATCCTGCTCGATAATCAGCCTCTGCAGCTTTCTCCTACTGAATATAGACTGCTGTCCTATCTATTATGGAACAGCAACCAAACGTTGAGTAAAGAACAAATCCTGATTCACATCTGGGGTTACGATTTTGAAGGAGAGGACAATATCGTCGAGGTATATATCCGCTATCTTCGAGAGAAACTTGGGGATCTGGACCATACAATTATTAAAACGGTCAGGGGCCTCGGTTACCATCTGCAGACGGAGCAGCAGTAA